The DNA region GGTCTTTATAACATGGCCATATTTATACACAAGTTGAATTGTTTTAAAGTTGATCATTGGGAACCCTAAAAATGTGGTCTTTTTAAGCAGATACATATCAAGAGCATGGACGATTTTTGGGAATTACTGGGGAAAACACTGATCAAATGTAATTTTTGGCAACCATATGTAGTGAACATTTATATCCCGTGGATTTCGATCACGTGACTCAGACAGACTCGTGATTggagaatgtcagacaccctaaccactccATCATAGTAACTCGGACATATAAAGAGTACACAGAAATGAAGATGtatttacaatttctttttaatttgttgtttttaataacTTCAGTATATATGAACTTCTTAAAAATCTACATTCTTGCGCACTATTTTTAGCCGAGGTATAATCCCGTAacttcctagtaattatcatcaACTGCACATTGTACACGACGTTATAAAAGGAAACGAGCAAGTACCTCATGATTCAAGAATATGTCCATAAATGTAAAATTCGTCATTTCAAAACTAAAATATCTGTTTACCTTGAAATGCAATTGTTTAATTGATGATTGTCTTGAAACAAAGTCAACACAATACAGATGTTTGCTATTGTCTCACGAACGGATGTTTTTGTTACATGGCTTGTGTTCAATGACGAACTAAAATGTCCATCTTAATTGATGGGAGGACCAGCCTCACTGGGAACTTCTCTTGACTTATCATTGtgaatcaattttattttatcatcgTCAGGCATTAGTGTTTTCTTGCTGGTGAGAGTCAATAGTAGAGCCAAAGAGGTTCCGAACAGAATAATGGCGGCCAATCCGGACATGAGCAGGCCGTACGAGAAGCGGACGGAAACTTTCGTCATGTCGAAGTCGAAGCTGCTGCTGAGGAGAACTTTCGATTGAACGATGAGAGTAGCACATTTTGCAGTGGCCACGGCAAGAAAGACACCTGAAAATTAATTGTTACATCGTCAAAATTCATCAATAAAGAttacagacaaacatatatactaTCATTCATCACAAAGTTTTAAAATACAGGCGGATTCTTACTTGGAGCCTctctacatgtactatattgTATGTTAGGTGCCATTAGCGCTGAACATGGTATAAATGACATGTATTTTGCTTGGCTAAATAGCGGTCTATGCATATACAATGCATTGTGAGTGTGggagtatgttttgggaggctgcggtatgttcgtgttgtgtcttcttgtgatagtgGAATTCTTACCTATTTATAGTGTTATCATATTGACTGAAGAATAAGACAACAATAAGTTAAAAATGCAAATTGTATAGAGAAGATTGTGATATATTTTTGAATGTCAACAAAccaaatttttatatttactttttgatAGAGTAATACCCTGTTTTAACTGCTTCTCGGTACAAAAATacccaacttcgctagccaaagGTATTCAGTATAATACTCTCTCTGTTTCAGgaagagtatcgtactgaataccatTGGATAGCGAAGTTGTAAAATACATAACATTGGAAACTAACCTGCAAGTAGACCGTTGATGAAGGCAGTGAGACCAACACATCTACGTGGTTTGACAGCTTTATAGTAAAACACTGTGGTTACCATGGAGACAATCAAGCAGACCAAGGCAGCGGTTATCTCAACTTGGAACTCGAGGAAGGCAAATTTGGCGATATCTGTAAGGACGGAATGATTGCTTTCAATATTCTCtgtcctacatgtatattaaacattttatgtgGAACAAGGTTCATTTTCGGAGAAAAGTTGAACCTTGTTATTCCatggttactatcattgtcgtaaTCTTCAACCTTGGAATATGCCATAGCTAAACTGGATGTAATTTATCAGGGGAAACTGACCATTCACAGGCCTTGAGTCCTCCTTTGAGGATAAGAGCGACACTCAACTTCACAACCATACAGTGTGTTCAGTTGTTAGATTCTTTTAATGCacaaatgtacatcaaagggTCAAACTAAATTTCTCATCTGTTGTCGCAAACATAGTCTTCAGTTTTGCAATGACATATTCCGGGGTTGGACAttacggcagtgatagtaacccctggaatatcgaggatggaaaAAGTAAGGATATGTAGCTCTCTCAAAACGTGTCTGTTGAAGTCGTCTTTATTTAGgcaattacattttgtaacaaGCCAATTCAACTGTACCTCCAACGTGGTTGTAGATTTCTTCCATATCCATGCCCTGTAGCGGTGGGTCGAAGTGTCTTGCAGCATGCTTGGCGTGTTGGTACGAGTGCACGTCACAATAGGTGGGTACACATGCACTAAAATACCATAACCCACATGACAAGGTGACGATGGTCGGGATTTCTACTGTGACCGGCTGATAGACGTGGATAGTTCTGTTTCCCTCGCGTTTGGTAATATATTCTTCCGTCTGCACTTTCTTGTCTTTGTGGATTCTCAGAATATACATGCTTGGTGTAGAGAAAGTTATACATACTAGTACTAGTGCTAGTGCAGTGAAAACCAAGGCTACTATACGTGATCGTTTCATGGTGTCGGCGCTTGAAGATCAAGCAATAATGACAATCACAACACCGGcagattatttatataaaagcaTTATCTCTGTCCTACCCCGATAACGTATCTGTTGTGAAATAGTTGTCCTGTGATACGGGATTTTACCAGTCACatgtaataaaatgatattaatataCACTCCTCTCGGAACACGATTGTTTGCTAATGTAGTTGAAAtaattgggtttttttcgaTTATAAATTCAGAGTCAATGTTTTTGAGGTCTCTTGGCTACAATATTACCTTTTAATGCACAAATTTAGGGTCAAACTGTTGTCGCATAGTCTTCAGTTTTGCAATGACATATTCCGGGGTTGACAttacggcagtgatagtaacccctggaatatcgaggatggaaaAAGTAAGGATATGTAGCTCTCTCAAAACGTGTCTGTTGAAGTCGTCTTTATTTTAGGCAATTACATTTTGTGCCAATTTGTACCTCCAACGTGGTTCGATTTCTTCCATATCCATGCCCTGTAGCGGTGGGTCGAAGTGTCTTGCAGCATGCTTGGCGGTGTTGGTACGAGTGCACGTCACAATAGGTGGGTACACATGCACTAAAATACCATAACCCACATGACAAGGTGACGATGGTCGGGATTTCTACTGTGACCGGCTGATAGACGTGGATAGTTCTGTTTCCCTCGCGTTTGGTAATATATTCTTCCGTCTGCACTTCCTTGTCTTTGTGGATTCTCAGAATATACATGCTTGGTGTAGAGAAAGTTATACATACTAGTACTAGTGCTAGTGCAGTGAAAACCAAGGCTACTATACGTGATCGTTTCATGGTGTCGGCGCTTGAAGATCAAGCAATAATGACAATCACAACACCGGCAgattatttatacaaaagcatTATCTCTGTCCTACCCCGATAACGTATCTGTTGTGAAATAGTTGTCCTGTGATACGGGATTTTCCCAGTCACatgtaataaaatgatattaatataCACTCCTCTCGGAACACGATTGTTTGCTAATGTAGTTGAAataattgggttttttttcgatTATAAATTCAGAATCAATGTTTTTGAGTCTTGGCTACAATATTACCTTTAATGATTTATTACGgcaattgttgtttttaagttCGATTAACAGCCAATGTCAATTTAGCACATGCGAAGGTCATAAGATCTAGCAAAGTGCATGATCACGCGAATCCCCCCGCCACCCCTACCAGCAGCACTACCCCTGCCTCCACCAAAAACTGACCAACGTTTTTCCCCAAATCGCTGTATATACAGGGGTGGGAGGGCTAGTGATCATTAAGTATACGGCACAACGAAGTATAAGGGTATACCGGATTCAGGATATCCGACTTTAGATTGACCGACTACTAGTCCTAATATACTGCCTGGTATCATTTCAACGAAACGGTCATTATTCTTATAGCAGTACAATCTAGGGCAACAATTAAAGATACATATATACGTTTGTAAGAGTTATATCTCTACTCCTCTGAAACGGTTGGAGGGATTTCGATGAAGCTTGGTAGCAATAATCCTTATACAGTGAAAATGTCGTGTGTAATTTACCTTGGGACGAGTTCCCTTCTCCGTTTTAGAGTTATGTCTTTCGTTTCAAAATGATCGACCTAAATGATGTTGTTCTTGTTGAGTATTCATCTTTTAAAGGCAACATTATTCTTGACGTTACATTGTAATGCACAAGGCGTCGCATATTATTTATAACGGGAAATACTGATTGGAACAGATGTACATATATCGTGgtatatacatgcatgcatgtttctatatccatgaatttcataaaaatttATCATACAAATTTAATTTATCCATGAGTTGCATATACATTTCACATAAACAGACTAGAACATGGTCCTGATGTATAATTAAAAGGAGTTTAATATACATCAGTTCATCAGAATGATGTTCATTCAAACACACATATTATCCACTGAAGGCATTTCTTTTTGCATTTAATTCATTACACATATATCTTTATGAAATATACACACGGTTTTTAGTAGTTCCATGTATTTGATGGCAGGTGATACTTGATTTGTATATAAGTATTACAGAGTCACCTCCCTTtgctataaaatatatagactttCAGTATTGAGCGCGAGGATAAAAATAGCTTTACGTCATCACACAACACTGTACAGGTGAGTGACAAACAACTTATACCTTTACAGCAGGTGACACACACATATTGTCATCCGGGCATTAGGTGTGTAAAGTTGCCATTTTATAAACAAGGAAGAAACTAGTGACATACTAATTGGTACCAAGGCAGGGCCAGAGTGACCGCGAAACATGATGGTTTTGCGGAGACATAAGGCTTTATTAGGCCTTTCGGTACTGACCGTAATTCTTCTCATGGTTGGCTTCTTTTCTCCGTATTGGTTCCGTCTCCATTATTTCACATCCGGACGAGGAGACTATGGCTGGCGAGATCACCTTTCGGGGGGCGAACCGATTGCAATGGTCAAGAGAGAGAGCCCGCTGTACCCCTACCCGGAAGATGTGTATGTCAGTGTGTCGGCCGGACTGTGGTATTTTGTCTCGTGCGTTGAGACGAGGGTTTTTACAGAAGACGGTACCTGGAGAGTCCACAAATGCCACACCAGTACGTACTGTCAGGCCAGTCGGGCTGTTGAACATCTTCCGGAAGAGATGCTTGGAGTCGGTCTTGAATCCATATACAGCAATGTCGGAGGTAAGGCACATTGTAGCACCAAGCCATATAGGTTTGAATCATAGCACAATTTGGTACGATTTATGATAACGAGTTAAACCAGAACCATCCTCGATGTTCcggtggttactatcactgacgtggATGAAACGTAAGTGATAGTAACtcatagaatatcgaggatgaacaagaacatgaaaataaattataagaacatgaaaataaattatttggagtgtttttttttgttattttaatgatttaaaagtTTCAATGACTATCAAAGCTCTGAcgcaaaattattttatgacGCAAACTTTGCATTTGTTGTAATGGAACTCAGTGCGACAAATGTCTTCGTTCTTGTAATTTGACAGGACGTGTTTCTGGAAAATGCTGATTTCACGTGATGTCAGTTTCATTATTGTAATAATCTGCTGTTTTATTTTGACAGAATACACTCGGTACGGACTTCTAGAATTCCAAATCGAGGCAGCAGCAGGTTTGATTTGCGCTATAATCGGGATGATTGCAGGGTTCCGGTACATCTTTGGACATTTTACAAAGCGAGGAACTGGACTTGTAACCTTCATTTTCCACCTTATTCCAGGTATGTCAACATTGCATTGATTTCTCCTTCCGGGTAGGGGTGTacattgtaaaattataaatatgccAACATTTAAAAATCATAGGTATGTCAGCATTTCAAAATCATAGGTATGCCAACATTTCAAAGTCATAGGAATATCAACATTTCCAAATTCCAAATATGtcaacatttcaaaattattggaatgtcaacatttcaaaatcataGATGCGTTAACATTTCAAAATCCAGGGGTGTCAACATTTCAAATCACCATTTCAAAATCACAGGCATGTCGACATTCAAAATCATTGGTACGTTAACATTTCAAAGTCTTAAGTACAGAATGTCATCATTTCAAAATCACAAGTTCACATATTATgccatcatttaaaaaaatacctaCATATACATAACAGACTTTCATAATTTTAACGTTTTAGATTTCCAGGAATgtgaatatttgtaaaaaattaaaaatgagaATATTTGATTATAAATTGCTTACCGTTAACTTAAATTTCCATTTCAGGTGTGCTATTTATAGTAATCTTCGGTAAGGCGGTCACCATGTATAAGATGTGCATGCTGGCCCTAACACAACTGTTCGGCTACCATACAGACTCACCCTACCTATATATTGCCACGCCCTATTCTCTCCTGGTCGTATGCGGGGCCTCCATCATAATCTTAGGAATATCCCTGGTTTTCCTCATCATACTTTCCAAGGGACCACGCAGACACCTCGAGCTGATCAGTTCCCAAGGGAAAGGACCCGGAGTTCCATTCGGAATGATTTCACCTCCCGGATATCAGCCATTTCCGGGATTAGCCGATCGTGACCGATCATCCAGCATCGAGGCCGAACCGCTCCCTGAGAAAGCGCCTTTATAAACTACATACAAATCTCGTTAGCTCGAAATCATGTGCGTTTTGACAAAAACGAAAAGCTGTGCTGTATAGGTTTTGCTATAATTGAATGATGAGACACCAACATTAAGTTGGCTGTGTTTGTGGAATGATTTTAAGCAATTAATAACGAGTTAATTAGTCCAAGGCAATTCATAATCAAGAGATCCTTCCATGATCAAGCAAGCTGTAAATATGTGTTTGAAGCCAATGTATTATCCGGGACATCAGAAATTTGCCTCATAAGAAATCATTTGTTTATATCTACttaagatacatatatgtatgtccagAATCTCATGCGTTTCATAAATAACCATCCTTGTATAGTTAGTGTTGTGGTTCAAACGACAGACTTTCATGAACATTTGACGTGTAACTTGCGTATATATCTTTGTTtggaaatttactttttttcgcAGAAAGATTTCGGGGAGAGGGCGCCtagattttaatttaaaaatagtaTATCTATATGAAAACTTGGTGTGTatgttttttcatttcattttgtgtgttaagttgtttttttgttaaattttaatgtcgtttattttgttttcaataaccAAATGTCTCGGGTCCCTGTGCCTCCCACTATACTGATCATATGAAAATATAGTATCAATATTGTGTCAACCTGCTATTCACTAAGGAATTCGAGTTATACGCTATTCAAGTTTtggaaaatgatttttttccctATTTTTTAACGATTTGAATGTTTTTTGTATAATGTATAGTTATCGATGTTTATAAAGTATGGATCCATTCTATCTTTGTTTGaatctcatttcatttcaaagttGCGTGTGTTTGTGGCACGAaaagtgatatacatgtacaagatgtaattatttttctaCTAGaattcaaaacttaaaacatgTTATAGCATTAATATAACAATACTAGTAGCTTTAGCTTAAACGTGATATTCGTAAGCAAAACAGTCtttctataaaatattttgattgaagTAAGTCAGAATATTATTGAGTTGATTAATTTTGTATCGCAGTTTTCAGTAAAATGACCGGAATAAAATGCTTGTTATAATTAACATCTTTGTAGTTATTTTatacgagttacgtcccttttACCACGAATTGTTCGGATACTATTACATGAATTTCCACAGTGAGAAAGGCACGTGGTCCATAGTTATGGATTCCTGTTTTTAGTTACGACAGCCTTTTCATAAATTAATTCAAGGGAAAAAGTTAGTTATAGACAATATCAAAGTGGTTTCAAAAAGGTGCACCCATCTTTAGTGCATCAGTGActctgaaaacaaaatatttggcCAAAAATCgctcaaaaataataataataattttcttATTCTGAAGCCACGGGATTATTTCtctatatataatttttgttatatatatatgcatgtgtaAAACAGAATATACAAATATCTATCGAGACAAAACCCTGTGGTTAAACTAAATGTACCTCTACGATTTGAAAAAGGGAACTAACTCTAAAAGATGTgactgttatttttatttttctaccAGTACAGAATACAACTATTATCTGACCAATATCCTTCCTCCTAAAGTTGGAGAGCGATCCGCCTACAACATAAGAAATAGAGAAAACTATGTTATTCCGAAAGTTCGTTTGTCATGTTCACTTGAATCTTTCTTGCCATCTTCTATTAGATTATGGAATGATTTGCCTAGCAATGTCAGAGAGCTGCCATCCGTTCGTACCTTCAAAACATTGATACAATCTGATGTAAATTCTTTACCCGTTTATTATTTTACTGGGAAAAGgaagtttaatattttacatacaagaTTGCGACATTCGTGTAGCAGTCTGAACTATGATTTGTACAGAGTAAATATAATTAACGACCCATCATGCGCATGTGGTAATCAATGTGAAAATGCAactcattatttttttgaatgtAGTCTTTATACTAGGCAAAGGGATGTTTTATTCCGTAATGTTTCACaatatggtaatatttcaattaatattttgctttatgGTGCTCCATACTTGTCCAACATGgaaaaccaaatgatatttcaatggGTACAAACCTTTATTAAAGATAGTGCTAGATTTTAGGTCAAGTCTGTAACAACaaacttattttgatttttttttctatttcttcttcaatattttctgtatatatacataattatatgattgAATGCTGTCAaagtattgtatatacatgtattatggagAAGGCATTATTAAGTTTTGataacttgtgcctaatccattattgtatttttgacaataaaaatatgtttgaatcatGAATCAATACAACTATGACATGCATCATACATCAGATTTGATCAGGATTATGAATAtacttttacatttatttgtgaCGCATCCACGATAACAAAATGGAACAATTTAGAAGCTGTTTGACGTGTCTCGGATATTTTTCCTCGTGTACTCCAGCTTTCGTCCACAGCTCAAACATTACACCTTTAAACAGTAACAAACGAAATAAAAATCCAGCAGATACGAATGTATGGGACTGATCATAAATACAAAGAGCCTAAATAAAAAGTACAGCCATGGATAGTAGAACCAGGTACCACAGAAGATCGAgcgttttcattttttgtcagCGAAGATTGATTCACAAATCTTAAAATACAGAGTAGTGTTTTGGCCTTTACGGTGGCTATCATCATCAATATGTTATAAATGTCTGGTAAATGTACAATGGAAAGtttaagaattttaaaaatatttcaattaaaccCTGCATCTTCACAAATAGATCTATCAGTAATAGTAGAGAATTTACTATTCGGTGATATATCAAATGACGTACTGGACTTACATGTAAGTGCATGTCATTGGTAGGCTATGCAGTGTATGAACATTTCAGTGAATTAAAAATGCAGCTGGAAACGTGAAAAAATTACAATAATCAAAAACCTACCCATATCACCACTGCGCCTCACTCCATCGCAATTGTTATAGAATGTGtatcatttatcaattatgATCCTTGGTTAAGGTTAATATGGCGTTTTACCAACCAGACAAAATAGATAATAACCGAAAGGCGTAGCCCGAAGTTATAAATACCATATTAACAGAATCAAAGGTccttaatatcaatatcagataTGGAGTTTCTTGAACAAATGTTAATAGAATTATCTAATATGtatgttaattacaagaaaacGATGGCCATAGGACACCATCCTGAGGAACTCGCTACAACGAGTCAATATGGTATATGTCGGCCTGTACGTGACGATGCATCAGCCAATGAGAATAGTGGAAAATCATAGcttatctaaaatatatataaacgaaTATTCACTAAGCCGAACCCCAACATCGAGTGCCTATTTAGTCAAATACCCAAAATGTACATCAGACCAACTTGAAAACAGTACATCATATTTGCTTAGGCGATTACCCATTTAAATGTTCATGTTTTGAGCATGACGGCATTTAGCAAAAGAACATGTTAATAAAGATTTGGGATCTGTTCCCTACATCCTTGATATTCAAGGGGTTAATGTATTTGtcgttacattgtatatccacCACTGCTAATGTCACAGCCAAATTGAAGGCTTCGTTTACGACACATGATGAGCAGTTAGTTTGGTCTCttggtgtacatcaaaatcATCGAATATTGGGCATTGTTCTCTCTCTGTAATTTTCACAGGACGTATCTTCATGCTTGGTCAGTTTTCCTCCTAATCTGGCTtcggttttactatgagatagtctatGGATATAAAAcgtaacgacagtgaaagtaactcctggaatatcgaggatgtgttCCATACTTTAGTCTTTGAAAATGGTGAAGTACATGAAATGGAATACGTGGTttgccgttgtcagtataatgttgcCGCATGGGTCGAGCTTTCCAGTGCAAATCGGTTAGACATTGCATGAACTCCGCTTTGGTTAGACGATTTACCCACAATACGATACCTCGGATGTCAATTTTGATCAGACAATCACCAACAACAATGCACATCGGATGCCACCTCGCATATAAACCATCAATAATCAGATACTTGCAGGACACTATATAGCAAatgaaatgtaaacatatgatattttaatcacACACTTCAGAAACCAAACCCCTCGGAGACAGAACGTCGGGGTATACGAATATGAAATGGAATACAAATGTTCTTGGAGATATTTTAATTGCATCTGTGGAAACGAGTTTTGAGATTTCGTCACTTACTTGTACCAAGTTATGTTAAGCATTACAATGCCTATTTATATGGGAATTAAAATGGCTCAGAAACAAAGACACAAACAGATTTGGCAGCTAATGGAAACCTTCTCGTGGCTTTATACCGCTGAGTGTTCAAAATGACTTCCATCATAACTAACGGAACGTAAATgtgaatttaatgttttattttattgtgtttttttatgCCGTGCATAGGAACTGTTGATCCTTCTACCGCAAAATATGGCAACTTTCCATCACCGTTTGAggagaaaacattaaaataaggATAGAATCGATGATTGACGTATTGCTAACATATAACCCTGTTACGTAATTCAGTTACACCATATACAGCCTCTCGCGAGGGTACCCCCGGGATTCACACCTTTTGGCACCAAGATTAGGTTTACCTTTTGCCGTAAATGTCCCTGAAATGGTAACACGATACTCTCGTGCAGGCCCGATCGATAGAGCGAAGGTATATCTGTTACCGTGGTATGACGTTTAAGATACCGAGAAGAAAGCTGCGTtagcaaaatttcaaaataacacattttatcAAAGGCATTTCCATCCATGTTGGTACATTTGTAACATGTCAGGCCGAGTGAATATACTGATTATAGTGAAACTAAAGAAAATCGCTATCAGCTGACTTACAAATACCGTATTTAATCAAAGAAGGAAATGTTGACAAGTAATAAAGACTTTGCTGGTAACGAGGATTTTCATTGGGTTTAAATTATGTTATCGTTGCATAACGTGAAAATAACACCGTCGTTTGTAATATTGCATTTGATTGGCTGATACAACGGTGTAGTGATACATTAAGGAAAAGATTCCATGAAGAAACGCGAAATTGTACACGCTATATGACGTCAGCACAAAATTAAGAGTGTATTCTCGTCATAGCTGCTTCTTTAGATCTTAGAGTAAAATCTGATTTCTGTGTTAGATATCATTGACGTAAAGAATTATTCAGGTTCatcaataaatgaaattaaacgTGCCTCCAGAGATCCAGTATGATTTTAAGGTTGATTCGATTGAAACTTTGACCTTTTCACATGCTAATTAATTTGCTGCCTCACTTGCCGTGCGATTTCAGCTGTTTCTCGTTTGGCGCTTGAAGATGAACCCGTTTCCGTCCCTGGCAGGAACATGTTGAGTGGttctcccgttgtcagtataatgtgaccgtgtggaATGTGTtgtgcttggtgtcttcgacagcatgcttcagtgatatagcactataaaaagggcaagagttccactacacaagaagacacaacatgaatataccgcagtctcccaaaacacgcaccaaaCACTTCATACACCgtcacgctacacaccgcatacatggaaggcgtCCTGGCTTTTAATAAGACgttcattaatcaaacaaacaaagaatttCATATCTAATGTAAAATATAAGGATATTTGATTCTGTCCATATGTTGTTTTAGCGCCTTGGTAGAATCTTAAATAATGACTTGGGGCTACGCTCTATGTTATCATTTAACTCTACCAATGCGTTATAACACAATATGGTCTTCATCGGAGGTCCGTGattcataattatatttataagaaaatcataaaaataccTGTATTCAATTAAAACACTTGATTAATTAACgaccttttaacagctatggtcatgtaaggacggcctccccatgtatgcggtgtgttgcatgtgttgt from Argopecten irradians isolate NY chromosome 5, Ai_NY, whole genome shotgun sequence includes:
- the LOC138323503 gene encoding uncharacterized protein, with protein sequence MKRSRIVALVFTALALVLVCITFSTPSMYILRIHKDKKVQTEEYITKREGNRTIHVYQPVTVEIPTIVTLSCGLWYFSACVPTYCDVHSYQHAKHAARHFDPPLQGMDMEEIYNHVGDIAKFAFLEFQVEITAALVCLIVSMVTTVFYYKAVKPRRCVGLTAFINGLLAGVFLAVATAKCATLIVQSKVLLSSSFDFDMTKVSVRFSYGLLMSGLAAIILFGTSLALLLTLTSKKTLMPDDDKIKLIHNDKSREVPSEAGPPIN
- the LOC138323504 gene encoding uncharacterized protein, whose amino-acid sequence is MMVLRRHKALLGLSVLTVILLMVGFFSPYWFRLHYFTSGRGDYGWRDHLSGGEPIAMVKRESPLYPYPEDVYVSVSAGLWYFVSCVETRVFTEDGTWRVHKCHTSTYCQASRAVEHLPEEMLGVGLESIYSNVGEYTRYGLLEFQIEAAAGLICAIIGMIAGFRYIFGHFTKRGTGLVTFIFHLIPGVLFIVIFGKAVTMYKMCMLALTQLFGYHTDSPYLYIATPYSLLVVCGASIIILGISLVFLIILSKGPRRHLELISSQGKGPGVPFGMISPPGYQPFPGLADRDRSSSIEAEPLPEKAPL